The genomic DNA TTGTCGCCGCGGCACCTGAAGGAACGTTGTATGTCAGTTCCGACGGCAACGGTTCGCTGGGGCGCGATCCCGAGCGCGGCCGCGTGATCCGGTTGCGCGATCTCGATGGCGACGGTCGGGCCGACGAAACGAAAACGTTCTGCACCGTCGATGCGCCGCGCGGTCTCGTCTGGGATCGCGACCGGTTGTATCTGATGCACCCGCCGCACTTGAGCGAGTTCATCGATCACGACCTCGATGGGATCGCCGACGAACAGAACATTTTGGTCCGCGACCTAGCGTTCGGTTACGACAAACGCCCCGCCGACCACACGACCAACGGCGTCAGCCTCGGTGCCGACGGATGGTTGTACATCGCCGGCGGCGACTTCGGATTTATGAACGCCGTCGGTCGCGATGGACGCACGCTGCAACATCGCGGTGGGGGCGTGATCCGCGTCCGTACCGATGGGACCGGATTGGAAGTCTATTCGACCGGCACGCGGAATATCTTGGAGGTGGCGATCAGTCCGCGGATGGATCTGTTCGCTCGCGACAACACCAACGATGGCGGTGGTTGGGACGTGCGACTGCATCACTTCACCGGGATGGACGACCACGGATACCCGCGTTTGTACAAGAACTTTGCCGACGAGTGCGTTGCGCCGCTGGCCGATTACGGTGGCGGTTCGGGATGCGGCGCGGTCTATCTGGACGAACCAGGCTTTGGCCAATGGAACGACGCCCCGCTGACGGCCGACTGGGGAACGGGCGGATTGTACCGACACACCGTGGAGCCCAAAGGATCGACCTTTGTCGAAACCGCTCCGCCGGAACCGATCGTCAAAATGACTCGCCCGACCGACGCCGACGTCGACGGAAACAGCGGCCTGTATGTGGCCAGTTGGCGCGGGGCAACGTTCAAATGGGAAGGACCCAATGTCGGCTACATCGTTCGCGTGACGCCGAAGGATTTCCAGCCCGAACCGATGATCGACTTCGCCAAAGCTTCGGACGAAGACCTTGTCGCTGCACTGGAATCGACCAGCTACCGTCGCCGGATCGCGGCACAGCGGGAACTGAAACATCGCAAACATCCCGCCGCGGATAAGCTGCTGGCCGACGCTAAACAGACGCGTTCGAGCGACCGGAATCTTGTCGAACGCTTGCAGACCGATGCCAGCGACGACGAACTGATCAAAGCCCTCGCGTCGACCGACCCGGTGATCGTGCACGTTGCCGTCCGCACGTTGGCTCATCGCGGCAACAGTGCCGCTTGCTGGCGAGCGATCGATGGCAACAACAACGCCGCCGACGCAGCCTTCCGCGCCCTGGCGATGATGCATTCGACCGACGTTGTCGACAGCTTGATCGACCGGTTAGCGAAAGCCGACGCGACCGCCGATCGCCGTGCGATCCTGGCAACGCTGTGCCGATTGCATTTCCACGAAGGCGTTTGGAATGGGCAATCGTGGGGAACGCGCCCCGATACCCGCGGACCGTACTATCAACCCGAACCGTGGCAGGAGACGCCAAAGATCGCTGCCACGTTGAAAGCGGAGTTGGCGAAAGCCTCTGGAGACGAAGCGGCTTGGTTGGTGCAGACGATGACTGCCAATCGGATCGAATCGACCGAAGCACTCGACCGACTGTTGCAGCTGGCCGGCAGCGACGCCAGCCTGATCCCAACGGCTGTGACCCAATTGGCCGCCGCCAGCGATGTCTCACCCGCAGGGTTGGCGCTGTTGTCGCGCGCGGTCAATTCCTCGGAGGCTTCCCCTGCGACGTTGGCGGAAGCTGTCGCTGCACTGACAAAAGCCGAAGGCCCCGACGCAGTCGGCGCGATCGTGACCGCGATGGATTCGCTGAGCAAAGCCTCGGGAGCCCGCGACCCGCTGAAGTCGGCGACGGCGGCGTTTCTGAAGTCGCCGAAGCTGGATCAATATGCTGGGGCGTTGGTCGCATTGGCGAACGATCCCGCGCGGCAAAAGAACCTGTGGGCCGATGCCGGCCTGATCGCATTGGCGGAACAGAAGGATCGCAGTCCCGAGACGCGCGAGGTCGCCCGCGAAGCGATCGACAGCGCTTGGGCAAACGCGGGCGACCGTGCGGCGCGTTTGATCCGAGCCGCCGCGGCAACGGACAGCCACCTGTTGGACGAACAGATTTTGTCTTCGATCAACGCGGCGGACACAAC from Rosistilla carotiformis includes the following:
- a CDS encoding DUF7133 domain-containing protein, yielding MNNRFLFRATVLYVAVLLSQAIFLATSGVAQDGESEPSAVRPPLRALLIAGGCCHDYAGQQAVIAKEISARANVRVDVYWTDDKTVTPPFPLFQRLDWADGYDVIIHDECAAGIRDQAIVNRILQVHQKIPAVHLHCAMHSFRTGGDAWFRHLGLQSNSHGPQKPIDVHYVDPQHPITKTLADWTTINEELYNNVNVFDAKPLAMGKQIVGKNGKEEVVDAIVAWTTERDGIRGFSTTLGHNTATVADDKYMDLVTRGLLWACDRLTEEDLQPYSGSNKVTFIDSKLRSSSDGPSDVMPKDATLVRMSSSSTQSGHPLAHAIDGSDQTRWCAANGTYPQWIQFEFEQPRAVAEIGLKWESNHIYRYRVEGSNDAKVWTMLLDLTNNQNRENGPHAIAKPTAFKFLRLTGVGCSSGGSWCSIREIRLKGEGINALWPADSDGEPQAFKPLAGELYTSFGNAPPQILPLAPEREAEILKDVQVADGFEATVFAAPPAVNYPVFVAAAPEGTLYVSSDGNGSLGRDPERGRVIRLRDLDGDGRADETKTFCTVDAPRGLVWDRDRLYLMHPPHLSEFIDHDLDGIADEQNILVRDLAFGYDKRPADHTTNGVSLGADGWLYIAGGDFGFMNAVGRDGRTLQHRGGGVIRVRTDGTGLEVYSTGTRNILEVAISPRMDLFARDNTNDGGGWDVRLHHFTGMDDHGYPRLYKNFADECVAPLADYGGGSGCGAVYLDEPGFGQWNDAPLTADWGTGGLYRHTVEPKGSTFVETAPPEPIVKMTRPTDADVDGNSGLYVASWRGATFKWEGPNVGYIVRVTPKDFQPEPMIDFAKASDEDLVAALESTSYRRRIAAQRELKHRKHPAADKLLADAKQTRSSDRNLVERLQTDASDDELIKALASTDPVIVHVAVRTLAHRGNSAACWRAIDGNNNAADAAFRALAMMHSTDVVDSLIDRLAKADATADRRAILATLCRLHFHEGVWNGQSWGTRPDTRGPYYQPEPWQETPKIAATLKAELAKASGDEAAWLVQTMTANRIESTEALDRLLQLAGSDASLIPTAVTQLAAASDVSPAGLALLSRAVNSSEASPATLAEAVAALTKAEGPDAVGAIVTAMDSLSKASGARDPLKSATAAFLKSPKLDQYAGALVALANDPARQKNLWADAGLIALAEQKDRSPETREVAREAIDSAWANAGDRAARLIRAAAATDSHLLDEQILSSINAADTTLSEAAKSAVKRLKLKPRPTDMSPQLSSLAIDQALQQAVSKSGDLRWGQQVFAKANCTACHTISKDEPQKGPFLGNIARTYKRPELAAAILLPSKTIAQGFVTNVIVTLDGDTLTGFVTNEQSDRVTLRDQNAKEYTVMKDDIEIRKTLPTSVMPDGLMNTYSVHDLASLLDYLQSLSE